gaaaacatatatatatgatgtctATTATGTTCCAGGTATGAAAAGTAATATTTTAAGTTTGGGTCAATTGCTTGAGAAAGGCTATAATATGCACACGCAAAATTTGGGTATTGATGTTCAGGATAAAAATAACATGTTGATACCTCATGTGAAGATGACCAAGAACCGGAtgtttccattgattttttcttGTGATCAAACAAATTGCTTCAAAGCTAGTGTTGCAGATGATTCAACTCTTTGGCATCTTCGATATGGTCACTTGAATTGTCAGGCCTTAAAGCTTTTGGAAAGGAAGCAAATGGTAATGGGTTTACCTCGGATTTATCAACCAAGCAAGCTGTGTGAAGTTTGTGTCTTGGGAAAGCAACATAGGAAGCCATTCATGAAAAGAGGAGCACGAAGAGCAAATGAAAGGCTTGATTTGGTTCATTCCGATCTATGTGGACCAATCAATCCAATTTCAATTGGAGGTAACAAGTATTTTCTAACCTTTACCGATGATTATAGTGGAAAAACATGGGTTTACATATTGAAAGAGAAAAAGTAAGTACTGAgcaaattcaaagaattcaaaAGTTTAGTTGAGAAGCAAAGTGGTTGTTACTTGAAAAGTCTTAGGACTGATAATGGTGGCGAATATACTTCCGATGAATTCAATACTTTTTGCAAGGAGAATTGAATTATTCATCAATTCACTATGCCTCAAACACCGCAGCAAAATGGTGTTTCGGAAAGGAAAAATCAAACCATTATGAATATGGTGAGATGTatgttgaaagaaagaaaagttccTAAAGAATTTTGGGTTGATGCTGTTGTGTGTGCAGTATATTTAATTAACAGGTTTCCTACAAAAAGAGTTGGCAATGTTACTCCGGAGGAAGCATGGAGTAAACAAAAACCAAGAGTTGATCACTTGCGGATCTTTGGGAGTGTCGCTTATGGAAAAAtcaaagaagagaagaggacGAAACTTGAAGATAAAAGTCAGAAGTGTATTTTGCTTGGCTATGGAGAGAATTCTCGTGGATACAAGCTATACAATCCAATTACCAAGAAGATTGTAATGTCAAGAGATGTTGAATTCGACGAGGAGCAAATCTGGAATTGGGGAAGCAATGATCAGAAAAGTGGAGTTGTTTATGAAGAAGTAATGGAGCAAAAGAAGGCAAATAATGGAAAAGATGTGATTGAAACTTCACCTCAATCGGCAATCAATTCATCTTCTTCGAATGCAGAAACTAGAAAGACAAGAAGTATCCAAGACCTGTACAATGTCACAAGGAGAATTGACAATGCTGACGAGTTTAATATGTTATGTCTTTTTATAGGTTTTGATCCATTAACATATGAAGAAGCATCTCAGGAGTTCACATGGAGGAAGGCGATGGAAGAGGAAATTTATGCCATCAATAAAAATGAAACATGGGAACTTACTTCACTTCCACAAGGACACAAAGCCATCGGAGTAAAGTGGATTTTCAAGACTAAAAGAAATGCAAAAGGGGatgtaaaaaaatacaaagcacGGTTGGTGGCAAAAGGCtacaagcaagaatatggaGTTGATTATGAAGAAGTGTTTGCACCTGTAACTCGAATGGAGACAATGAGAATGTTCATCTCCATGGCAGCTCAAATGAAATGGAAGAtatttcaaatggatgtaaaatcAGCGTTTCTCAATGGACATCTTGATGAAGAGGTATATGTTGATCAACCTCTTGGGTTTATTTTTCAAGGCGAGGAAGATAAAGTCCATCGATTGAAAAGAGCACTCTATGGGCTTAAACAAGCACCTAGAGCATGGAATTCCAGAATTGATGGTTACTTTCTTCAAAGTGGATTTGCTAAATGTCCTTATGAGCATACTGTGTATATGAAGACTAACGTGTAGGGAGATGTTATGTTTGTTTGTCTCTACGTGGATGACTTAATAATATTCACTGGAAGTAATCTGTCCATGATTGAAGAGTTCAAGAGCTCAATAATAAAGGAGTTTGAGATGACCGATCTTGGTCTTATGACTTATTTCTTGGGAATTGAGGTGCAACAAGGTGATGATGGAATTTTTATCTCTCAAGGGAAATTTGCGAAAGAAATCTTGACTAAGTTTTCCATGAAGGATTGCCAACCAGTTGACACACCAGTTGAATGTGGCATAAGATTGACCAAAGAAGGAGAAGGCAAAGCTGTGAATCCAACTTATTATAAAAGCCTGGTTGGATGTTTGCAATATTTAACTTGCACTAGGCCAGACATATTATTTGGTGTTGGCTTGGTAAGTCGATTTATGGAGACTCCAAAGAATTCTCATATGATGTCGGCAAAAAGGATTTTGAGATATATCAAAGGAACACTTGATTATGGAGTATTTTATTCTTCATCCGGAAATTTGGAGTTGACTGGATTTAGCGATAGTGATTGGGCTGGAAACTATGATGATCGAAAGAGTACTACAGGGTTTGTTTTCTATCTTGGTAAAGCTGTGTTTACGTGGTCTTCAAAGAAGCAAAATGTGGTTGCTTTGTCAACATGTGAAGCTGAATATATAGCAGCATCTTCATGTGTTTGTCATGCGATTTGGCTGAGAAAATTACTTGAAGAATTGCAGTTGAAGCAAGAAGGTTCAACAAAGATTTATGTAGATAACAAATCAGCTATTGCATTGGCGAAAAATCCAGTTCATCATGAAAGATCAAAGCATATTGATGTTCGATTTCATTTCATAAGAGAGCATGTGAAGTCCAAAGATGTGGAGCTCATTCATGTGAAGTCAAGTAAGCAAGTTGCAGACATAATGACAAAGCCTCTCTCAATTTAAGTCTTTCAGAAGTTGAGGAGAATGCTTGGAGTAATGGCGTATGCAGAAACAAGTTTAAGGGGGGAAAATGTTGACTAATTAAActtgttatttattgttttgatcaTATCCTTGTCTTGAGTATTGAAAAGTCACCTAGAAAATAAGGAGAGTCATAAAGAAATTCATGTATCTAAATTAACTACTCTTAGTATAAAGTGTAGTGAAGAAGCATGtaacagagacagagagaaagagCACTAAGATATAGTGCAGAGAAATAAAACTTTGAAGTATTCTCTCTTGAGTGTTTACATACAAGTTTATAAATATTCCAACACAGTGACAATGCTACCTGAAACTGATGCTCCCAACACAACCTCATATTGCTCATTTAGGATCCACTTTCTTGTCAAATATAGATGGGCCATATCTTCATTGTCATCAAGAAGATGCTCAATTTCATCTCTTACCTGACATTAGACAATCATGCACCACTTTTAATAAATGAATAATTGCACATACACCACTAGAAAGAAACATATACTTGGAGTCCAGCTATTATCTCACAAGACAGTAATAGGAAACATGCAAAAGATGACAGACTAGAACCAATTTtcgataaaaatattaattgcctaatcaccattATAGGGGTAACTAGGACAAGAGTCCCTCCAAATCTGTGCTATGCTTAATGTAATCACCAAATAAACTACTATAAAACAACCTCACTGCACCTTAAGTCACAGATTGCAAACAAGACTGCTCTGTAAATGATAGTGACATTTggatcaaaattaaaaattaaaaattaaaaaaaagcgTAGgttgtcaaagaaagaaaagatccTGCAACTATCATACATAGATTGTGCCATACTTGTGTTGGACCATTGCTTGGGTTGGTGAGAGATTGAGACCCCACACATTACTCTCCTACTTCCCTTTTAAGCGCCACACAGATCTACTACTACAATCTGCAtcaacgaaaaaaaaaagtcctccCCTTGTGTTAATCTCCGTAAATTTTCACACTTCCTTTCTTCTTGTAATGGCATCGAAGGGGATTCTGTTGGGGATGGGCAACCCCTTCTTGGATATCTCGGCTGTTGTTAATGACGACATCTTCTTGAACAAGTATGATATCAAATTGAATAATGCAATTCTTGTAGAGGTGAAGCACATACCAATGTATGAAAAAATGTCTAGCAAGTACAACGTGGAGTACATAGAGAAAGGTGCTACTCAAAATTCAATTAAAGTTGCTCAGGGGGTGCTTCAAATTCCTAGTGCAACAAGTTATATGGGTTGCGTTGGGAATTTGGGAAGGACAAGTTTGGagaagaaatgaagaagaaCGCGACTCGTGCGGGTGTTAAAGCACACTATTATGAGGATGAGTCTGCAGCTACAGGAACTTGTGTCGTTGTGTTGTGGGTGGAGAAAGGTAACTCATTGCCAATCTTTCTGCTGCAAATTGCTACAATCTGAGCATCTGAAGAGACCAGAATTGGGTATTGGTTGAGAAAGCCAAGTACTTTTATATAACTGAGTTTTTCTCACTTTATCACCAGACTCCATACAGCTTGTTGCCGAACATGCGGCTGTAAATAATAAGGTATTCACAATGAACCTTTCTGATGCACAGGAGAAAGTTTTGTCGTATATGGACTATGTCTTTGGCAATGAGACAAAAGAAAGAACCTTCTCAAAAGTTTGTGGCTGGAATACATATGATGCTGAAGAAATAGCTGTAAAGATTTCCTAATGGCCCAATGCTTCTGGAACGTACAAAAGAATTACTCTTATTACTCAGGGTGAAGTTCCCAGTCATGCTATCACCTAAAGAAAAACTCGTTGATACAAATGGGGCAGGGGATGCATTTGTCGGAGGATTCTCTCACAGTTGATTCAAGGGAAACCAATTGAAGAATGTGTGAGTTGGAAATTATGCTGCCAATGTTAACATCAAAAGGTTTGGTTGCACATATGCAGAAAAGCCAGATTTTAACTAAGCTATTCCATTTTCCCACTGGTTGCTagcattatttaaaaaattttgttttgagcTCGAAATTGTTAGGCTTTCAATCACTTGTGTTTTACTTAAGTATGAAAACATATGTCCCTCCTGGAGAGTGAAGCATTATACTTTTCTGATGTTGTGAGAATGCTTTTGGATTATGTACCATACCCATTTGAGGACAAGTATTTTGTGGCAACATAAattatttcttcaaaaaaaaaacactattatAAGtagattatttatttatacttgACTCCCAACTAAGAACTTCTGAACTTCCAAACTTATAAACTCCCAATTATAATAAGCTCCTGATGTTCTTCAAAGTTATTTTCCAAAAAGGATGCAACAAAAAAccactttgttttcttcttatgCTGCCTATTATAGTCAGTGCATACACAACATCATGATTCATGGGTAAGCACTATGATTACAGGAAGAAGACATACTAGCACAaatatagataaaaaaaatctcgTGCACAAAACTCCGACAGTCGGCGGAATGGGGACAGGCAAGATGTACATAGCCTTCCCCAGCATAATATGTGGTGAGGCTGTGTCTGAGGTTTGAACATGtcacctctaagttgcacccaATAACTCAACCACTTGGTGTATACTAGcacaaatataattaataaaaagaaGCAAGGGGCTCGTCTGAATAAGTGATGTCGCAAGACATAATCCTCAAAAGGAGAGAAGTCATAGAAAGAAGCAACATAACCTCTTGTAAATAGGTGGCACCCCCATTGTGCCTTATTAAAAAGCTTATTTTCCCGtttaaaagaaagaagcaacataaaaattacaaaaattgaCAGtcagagtgttttttttttcaaaatgacatCCCTGTACACTTTTATTAGACATATAACGCCCAGttataattttttgacaaaGTAGCACCTTGTTGTTGTTTGAAAAGACGGCATTAACATTTTTAAAAATGCCGCTACTGATAGTAGTGGTATTTCAATAAAAACTTTAGGAGCTTGATGTTTCTTCTCTCCATCCAGCCATCAAGTGATGACGAGTGTTAAATCTTCAGCTCTTCAAGTGATGATGCATGTCTTAAGAAGAAGTGAATAACCTTCAAGAGATTGTGACTTGCCGACTATCTCGCAGCTAACTACAACGGCATTAATCCTCAACACATTACACGGTGGACTATTATCATTTCACTAAAACTCAAGACACTCTTGCATGTGCATCCTAAGCTAATCCCATATTGATTGAAGGTGAATTAACTACAGTTCAGATTCACCATATATAtctgttgtgaaattattcgcaagcggacaaatcgcacaagtaataaagaatgagtagagtatcgttcccacgaggatattttggcaatttcaatttAAAGTCGATTCAAATaattattacactaattggcaatgcgaattgttgATTATAGTTTATGCAATGCTAACAAGTAATTAAAAGATGACTAAGTAAGTAACAATTTTAACAATCAACCAACCACAAATAACAATTTAGtttccaagaaagttaagcactagggttcctaatttcaccacctctcatccaattgaactccattgattcattaactctcgattctcaaattagttgttgacaatcaatttcccactctattccatgttctattcctagatacatcgaatgtgttttcaatataaatccgggttattcctaacactcggattagtacattgtaaacccattaagatcaatggaaatcacttaacaattgcataagtcataaacctatatttctatggttcattcaacttatgttttctatggattcttgcaaccttaggcctatccttccggtctcaacccaagctaaaaatcattcaaatggtgatcaagcatttgaaagcaataagtatatccatagaaaatcaacaataataagagagattaaagactaacaatcaagttcattcaacattcaaagaggggttccattaggacccctagttagaggattagttcctcataatcacgaaatacaacttgaaatccatactagcagtcatttaatacaagaaatgagaagaaattagatgaaacccctgaaattccagtttgagctcccaagggctgccgtccaagcttgagagaatttctccaaagttccaacccctctcaaaacctagcaacttatcccttttatactccccacaacccagagtcgtttatctcacactTCTATGTCATTTTGAGCTGGCCTTCCTTGACTTTAGGTTAATTTCGGACAATTAAATGCCTCAAAAATCGCGAGATtgctctggccgatcgatcggatgaattcccgatcgatcggattttctcaCTGTCTCATTTCTGATTCGGTggattccgatcgatcgggcataaatccgatcgatcggatttcttcAATGTCTCCACTTCTTGGTCCTTTCTCCCCAATTTGCTCATTTTCTTCCAAGATTGCCCTTACACCtgaattacaaaattaaacacTTTTTAGGCAGAATTAATCCAAAACAACTctaaaacaatgcaagatttcatgtaaattgatgcacaattatatgcatataattggcatatcaataCCAATGATCAATTGGCATATCAATACCAATGATCAAAAGAGCTAGTAATAGTATATATCCTTTTTAACCAATTGTGCACTATTCCATAGGTCTGCTGCCAGAAGAAACTCAATGACCTATGATGATAATCGGGTATAGCATTCAGTCATTCACATTCCTATAAAAACACGGAATATTCAATTCACACAGTTTTCTTAATTTCACTTATGAAAACAACTGTATTAACCGCAAGCGACGTTACTTCTTTtgaacttttcttttttgtttttgttatagaATTTTTCACCTGGTATACGGTGGCTGGCAGAATATGATAACTTATTTGGTCGAAACGCAGGTGTACGTGCTAGTCTCGTCATCGTACACTCATACAAGTAGCTATAGTGCTATACGCACGTGGGCAAGCGTTCCTGAAGAACCAGGAGTACGAAGAAGGCCTTAAGATCTTGTCCATGACTCAGTTCAACCTTCAAGGTTGGAACTTGTAGTGCAATGCCGCTACCACAAGTACCGactaacatttttgttaatgCCGCCATTGCTAACGACGACATTGAGAATGACAACAATAATGCCGCCGTTCTTAACAGTGGCAAGGTGCTATTTTGCTAAAGAAATAGAATTGAGTGTTATATGCCTAATAAAATTATACAGAGATGctattttgaaaaaaagctcAGGATTTGCAAGCAAAATGCATTGccaaaaaacagaagaagataaaaacaaaagaactgGCCCCAGCCCTCACAAAATCAAGGGTTGATCTAAGTAAATCTCAAAATGTAACAAGAATACAAAtcgtttttttccttttgtattCATTAGCGGaatgttttcttccttttcaagttttcataGTTTTCTCATGCTCAAGTTCATATCAAGCTCAACTCctatgaaagaaaaaatttagaaataaatTATTACTGATATACCCACCTTCCTTCCATTCATAAATTTTGGACTTCATGAGGAGGTGACATGACAAATTTCAATAAGAAATATACCATACAAAAAGAGAGAACCACCATACCTTTTGAACACGAGCAAGCAGACGGGTAACTTTGCTTTTCAAACTCCGCACAAGTTCAAGATTCTTGGTGCTAACATTCCTGGCCAGATCATCCAAAATAGGGTAAGCATCTCTCTCGAGTTCTTCAACACTGGCATCCAGAGCCTGAAACTCAAATGGGAGCACCGACTCTAGACCTTTGTCTGAAAGTAGTTGTCTTAGCTGATCCATAATTGGAAGAACCTCCTGGAGGAGAGGATTGTcatgatcccacatcggaagatgtgggcatgccagtgtagtatataagtgggaGAGCCTTCCTCCCACTgtaaccaaggttttcatgggatgggcttctcttccccCTATCCCTGCCCATGAGGGCCTTGGCTACAGCCCGGCCCATTCGTGGGTGTGAGGGTTGGGCCTTGGATTATGCGTGGGGGCCTAGGGGGTCATCacatttggtgctttcattgagagtcgAGTGCCCCGACCTTGGGGCCGCGTCCGTGGAGTGGccagccatggtgctcgacccacgGGGGGTGGACTGCCCGgaggggccggccatggtgcctgaccaacgtggacgttggtctttagaaggggagggtattgtcatgatcccacatcggaagatgtgggcatgccagtgtagtatataagtgggaGAGCCTTCCTCCCACTgtaaccaaggttttcatgggatgggcttctcttccccCTATCCCTGCCCATGAGGGCCTTGGCTACAGCCCGGCCCATTCGTGGGTGTGAGAGTTGGACCTTGGATTATGCGTGGGGGCCCAGGGGGGTCATCACAAGGATCCAGCAACAAGACTTCTTCAGCTGTTACTATAACCATAATAAAATCCAAATTGACAACCATGGCCTTTTCCCTACCTGCAATAGTATGAGATAGCATTTACTTCCTTTTCTCATAATAAAGAATCACAATAAACAGATAAATAAGCAGAAAAATGATTGAAGGATCAAAAAGATAAGGCGGGGACGGCTAAAGAGAACTATTATCAAACACATATATTTAGGTCTCTAAAGAATTTTAACACATAGATTATAGAAGACtatggaaaaacaaaagaaaggaaaacccTAAcgcagagaagagaagagaattaaaaaaactgccttttttgaaaaattttagaACCAACCAGACTATAAAGTAAGCAAAAGTACACACAGTTGCCCAATCAAACAACCGAACAGACTAAATAAACATACAaattgatagtttgaaggtgaCAGTTGCATATCCACATCACATCCAACTCTAACAGTTAACAATGCATATAATGTCTCATGAATTCCATCAAACAGAGAGCTTGTGGTACAAGGAAAcaagaaacttaccaagaatATTGGAGGAGTCAGAGAATACAGGGCAAAAGATCCTCAAATCCCTATAAGGGATGGTTGCCCACTTTATGATTTCACTCTTCTCGTACTCCTTCACTATCAACTCTCCATTTCGCTTGATGCTCATCCACAGCCTCACCCCTCCcgcctttttctttccctttgatGATGGTAGCCCGGCCGCTGTCGGAGATGAATCTGCAACCAACGGATGAGAAGGAGAAGGCGATGGTGGTCATAGCTTTGCCACATTCTTAGAGCGAAGCCTTCTGTAGATGCCTACCCGCGACATCTCGCTCTGTCTCtctcattctcttcttcttgtaGGCGTTCGATTAGTTTTCTGAAATGAGTGGCCGCCTCGTGAAGGACAAAATTTTCGTCTCGCTCTTCTTCTGCCATTAAGAGGGACCTTGGGTTGCGGAAGAAGAGTTTTTCAGCAACATGCatagaattttctttttgaaaagaaataaatatagtTTTTAAGCCTTACAAGATGCaaatacattttaaaaaaaatttcatggaataataaaaataaaagaatacaTTTTTGGATAGTAAATATATATCCtatttgattctttttcttt
This sequence is a window from Tripterygium wilfordii isolate XIE 37 chromosome 8, ASM1340144v1, whole genome shotgun sequence. Protein-coding genes within it:
- the LOC120003569 gene encoding magnesium transporter MRS2-4-like; the protein is MWDHDNPLLQEVLPIMDQLRQLLSDKGLESVLPFEFQALDASVEELERDAYPILDDLARNVSTKNLELVRSLKSKVTRLLARVQKVRDEIEHLLDDNEDMAHLYLTRKWILNEQYEVVLGASVSGSIVTVLEYL